The following are encoded together in the Lactuca sativa cultivar Salinas chromosome 1, Lsat_Salinas_v11, whole genome shotgun sequence genome:
- the LOC111893733 gene encoding glutathione S-transferase T3-like, with the protein MSQHQQKLLPANDKKIKKTYWSKEEEMLLAKAWLQISEDSITGSQQRDKEFWRRITAYYEKSNTSNVARTQANLKTHWHYMNPFAVAFNQMYIVLKSQHLSGWSKDDLKRATFEHYHARNSADFRHEHIWNIVKNEQKWKGSSTAYGASMSSSNTESFINLDNDEVTTRPIGRNAAKKAAKGKATNSTSSSGNRLDEILEKHIEENKKTFERYQNSLDMKNALKERMMKIKEEKVKNDEISIIFMDPSTMSEDGREIWRNRCDEIKIKYNMK; encoded by the coding sequence ATGAGCCAACACCAACAGAAACTCCTACCAGCAAACgacaaaaagataaaaaaaacctACTGGAGCAAAGAAGAAGAAATGTTGTTGGCAAAAGCTTGGCTACAAATTTCAGAAGATAGCATTACCGGAAGTCAACAACGTGATAAAGAGTTCTGGAGACGAATTACTGCATACTATGAAAAAAGCAACACGTCGAACGTTGCAAGAACTCAAGCCAACCTCAAAACGCATTGGCATTACATGAACCCATTTGCAGTTGCATTTAATCAAATGTATATAGTGTTGAAAAGTCAACACCTGAGTGGATGGTCTAAGGATGATCTCAAACGTGCAACTTTTGAGCATTATCATGCTAGAAATAGTGCCGATTTTAGGCACGAACATATTTGGAATATCGTTAAAAATGAACAGAAATGGAAAGGTTCAAGCACTGCATATGGGGCATCTATGTCTTCATCAAATACAGAATCTTTCATTAACCTGGATAATGATGAAGTTACAACTCGTCCAATTGGTAGGAATGCAGCAAAAAAAGCAGCAAAAGGGAAAGCTACCAATTCCACTTCGTCATCTGGTAATAGGCTTGATGAAATACTTGAAAAACATatagaagaaaataaaaagaCTTTTGAACGCTATCAAAACTCTTTGGATATGAAGAATGCATTGAAAGAAAGAATGATGAAGATTAAAGAAGAAAAGGTAAAGAATGATGAAATTTCAATCATTTTCATGGATCCCAGTACCATGTCGGAAGATGGACGTGAAATTTGGAGAAATCGTTGTGACGAGATTAAGATAAAATACAATATGAAGTAA
- the LOC111893742 gene encoding uncharacterized protein LOC111893742 isoform X1 yields the protein MGCSGSTSANGDEAVKKIIKLKPWKHTEPITGEQLKLMRDEFWDTAPHYGGRKEIWDALRAAAEADLSLAQTIVDSAGIIVQKPDLTICYDERGAKYELPKYVLSEPTNLVRGS from the exons ATGGGTTGTTCCGGATCGACGAGTGCCAACGGCGACG AAGCTGTTAAGAAGATAATTAAACTGAAGCCATGGAAGCATACTGAACCAATAACAGGGGAGCAGCTGAAGCTGATGCGTGATGAGTTCTGGGATACTGCTCCACATTATGGTGGCCGAAAAG AGATTTGGGACGCCCTTCGAGCTGCTGCAGAAGCTGATTTATCCCTGGCACAAACGATAGTGGATAGTGCAGGCATTATCGTTCAGAAGCCTGATTTGACCATATGTTATGATGAAAGAG GTGCAAAGTACGAGTTGCCAAAGTACGTTCTGAGCGAGCCAACAAATTTGGTTCGTGGAAGTTGA
- the LOC111893742 gene encoding uncharacterized protein LOC111893742 isoform X2 has product MGCSGSTSANGDAVKKIIKLKPWKHTEPITGEQLKLMRDEFWDTAPHYGGRKEIWDALRAAAEADLSLAQTIVDSAGIIVQKPDLTICYDERGAKYELPKYVLSEPTNLVRGS; this is encoded by the exons ATGGGTTGTTCCGGATCGACGAGTGCCAACGGCGACG CTGTTAAGAAGATAATTAAACTGAAGCCATGGAAGCATACTGAACCAATAACAGGGGAGCAGCTGAAGCTGATGCGTGATGAGTTCTGGGATACTGCTCCACATTATGGTGGCCGAAAAG AGATTTGGGACGCCCTTCGAGCTGCTGCAGAAGCTGATTTATCCCTGGCACAAACGATAGTGGATAGTGCAGGCATTATCGTTCAGAAGCCTGATTTGACCATATGTTATGATGAAAGAG GTGCAAAGTACGAGTTGCCAAAGTACGTTCTGAGCGAGCCAACAAATTTGGTTCGTGGAAGTTGA
- the LOC111893729 gene encoding transcription termination factor MTERF2, chloroplastic, whose amino-acid sequence MISSQQSYPLHQVATLRFPISATIASLAFTRHHLPPISASSLHHPHSQQEITPNSNPTITSTNQDKILRTHNAKSTSLLLSTNKTSSKSPNPSGYDYDEMSKLLELSMAKKRTPQFPGSIYVQSPEDVDVNSSLPEIKEVFNGENDDYDYEVILRALEIRREVTLEIFKEAMRKGKFGITYSTNLASRLFPEFIDYVMIQAASMKQLPEYANSSFNVRAKACLETSNVVPLIRWLKHNGLSYPQIGKLMCSARGNIDSIRSTSEWLKSIHVDGRFIGVALLRAGKNILEREIEELDEIVCYLEMNGVRREWMGYVISRCPELLSFSMEELKIRKDFYFDMGMNERDFGTMVFDFPKVLGFYSLEEMNQKVAYLKEFGLGNEDVGRLLAFRPQLMGCSIEERWKPLVKYFYYLGISRDGMRRILTVKPIVFCYDMDTNIVQKVQFFRDIGVEEKGIASMLVKFPSLLTYSLYKKIRPVVIFLLTKAGVSQTNIGKVIGLGPELLGCSISKKLEPNVKYFLSLGIDLNTLGEMIADFPMLLRYNIDILRPKYRFLRRTMVRPLNDLIEFPRFFSYSLEDRIIPRHKILVDNRVNFKLRYMLSSTDDEFHQRVEAAVQRRDRFESGISNDIQLDSPRDNGSEDEIDDEFSIVGD is encoded by the exons ATGATCTCTTCCCAACAAAGTTATCCCCTCCACCAGGTCGCCACCCTTCGCTTCCCCATTTCCGCCACCATCGCCTCCCTCGCCTTCACCCGCCACCACTTGCCACCCATATCCGCCTCCTCTCTCCACCATCCCCACTCCCAACAGGAAATTACTCCAAATTCTAACCCCACAATCACTTCAACCAACCAAGATAAAATTCTCCGAACACACAACGCAAAATCCACCTCCCTCCTCTTGTCAACAAACAAAACTTCTTCCAAATCCCCAAATCCAAGTGGGTATGACTATGATGAAATGTCGAAGCTTCTGGAGTTGTCAATGGCTAAAAAAAGGACCCCTCAATTTCCAGGCTCAATCTACGTCCAATCTCCGGAAGACGTCGATGTAAACTCTTCTTTGCCTGAAATCAAAGAAGTGTTTAATGGAGAAAACGATGATTACGATTATGAAGTGATTTTGAGGGCACTTGAGATTAGGAGGGAAGTGACGTTAGAAATTTTCAAGGAAGCTATGAGAAAAGGGAAATTTGGGATCACTTATTCTACGAATTTGGCTTCAAGATTGTTCCCTGAGTTCATTGACTACGTTATGATCCAAGCCGCCTCAATGAAACAGTTGCCTGAATACGCTAATTCGTCTTTTAATGTTCGTGCCAAAGCTTGCTTAGAGACCTCCAATGTCGTCCCTCTAATAAG GTGGCTAAAACATAATGGATTATCATATCCCCAAATCGGGAAGCTAATGTGCAGTGCAAGAGGAAATATAGACTCAATTAGGAGTACATCCGAGTGGCTTAAGTCAATTCATGTGGATGGGAGATTTATTGGGGTTGCATTACTTAGAGCAGGAAAGAATATATTGGAGAGGGAGATTGAAGAGTTGGATGAGATAGTTTGTTACTTGGAAATGAATGGAGTTAGAAGGGAGTGGATGGGTTATGTGATTAGTAGGTGTCCAGAACTTTTGTCTTTTAGCATGGAAGAACTCAAGATCCGAAAagatttttattttgatatggGTATGAATGAGAGAGATTTCGGGACAATGGTTTTTGATTTCCCCAAAGTTCTTGGATTCTATTCTCTTGAGGAAATGAACCAAAAG gttgCATATCTAAAGGAGTTTGGGCTTGGTAATGAAGATGTGGGGAGATTACTAGCATTTAGGCCACAATTGATGGGATGTAGCattgaagaaagatggaagcCTCTTGTTAAGTACTTTTATTATCTTGGGATTTCTCGAGATGGTATGAGGAGAATTCTTACTGTAAAACCCATCGTCTTTTGTTATGATATGGATACCAATATTGTTCAAAAG GTACAATTCTTCCGTGACATTGGTGTTGAAGAAAAGGGAATTGCTAGTATGCTTGTCAAGTTTCCTTCATTACTCACTTACAGTCTCTACAAGAAAATACGGCCCGTG GTGATATTTTTATTGACAAAAGCGGGAGTTTCTCAAACTAACATTGGAAAGGTGATAGGTTTGGGGCCGGAGCTTTTGGGGTGTAGCATATCAAAGAAATTGGAGCCTAATGTGAAATACTTTTTGTCACTTGGTATAGACCTTAACACATTGGGTGAAATGATTGCTGATTTCCCCATGCTTCTTCGCTACAATATTGATATTCTTCGCCCTAAATATCGGTTTCTAAGAAGAACAATGGTCCGCCCTCTAAACGATCTTATAGAGTTTCCACG TTTCTTTAGCTATTCTCTTGAAGATCGGATTATACCTCGGCACAAGATTCTTGTGGATAATCGTGTGAATTTCAAGCTTCGTTACATGCTCTCAAGCACAGATGATGAATTCCATCAAAGAGTAGAGGCTGCGGTTCAAAGGCGAGACAGGTTTGAATCCGGAATCTCAAACGACATACAATTAGATTCCCCGAGAGACAATGGTtcggaggatgaaattgatgatgAATTCTCAATCGTTGGAGATTGA